The Lacticaseibacillus rhamnosus DNA window CTTAACAAAGGTTCTTGTAAAACTTTAGCGATAAATTCAATCACGGTCGTACCAAATTGAGTAAACAGATAGTTGATAATACCCACGCCGTACAAGGCAACCGCCGCCGGTACAATCCCGGTAAACGCATTAGCAACAGCCGGTGGAACCGAATCCGGCATTTTAATGGTGATATGTTTCTTCATCAACCAGATGTAAATAGTTGCGGCAATCGCGCCCATCAGCATAACGGTGAAGAAACCATACGCCCCGAAGAACTTGCCAAAGTTGAAGAATCCCCACATGCTGACATCTTTACCGGAAACAACCGTTCCGGCATCGGTCAATGTTTTTACGGCACCTTTTGCCAGCCCGGCCTTCAACGTCATGGTGAAGTTTTGCGGCAAGCTCATAATGAAGGTGCCCAAGGTGACGATTCCTGCCGTCACAGGTTCAACCTTGTACTGCACCGCGAGCTGATAGCCAAACGTGAATGAGAAGATTAAACCAAGAATAGCTAAGGTTCCGGTCCAGACAACAGCGTTAATGCCGATAAGCCACTGCATTGAGTTAACGAAACCGGTCCAGCCAAATTGAGTCGGAATATCCCGAATCAAAGCGTTCAGCACGGTGGAAACCGCCCCTGCCATCATGGCTGGCATGATCGCAATAAAAGCATCACGTAAGGCCACCAGCCACCGGATTGATCCGATACGCGCTGCGATTGGGACAACATGTTTATTGAGCCAATTGATAAGTCCGTTCATCTTGTACACTCTCCTTGAGTTTTAAGCACGCCGGCCGCTTCTTGGCACACCAGCGCATAATGATTTCATTTGAACCAACTTCGGTTTTAACTACCGGTTCAAATCGATATTGGTCGTATGGTAGTACAACGTTAGACCCGGATAAACAAAATAAGTTCGGGAAAAGTTGAAGACTTTGCCACTAGCTAGATAGTTGATCCCGTCTAAGCACAGGTGATCAGTCTGTGCCGACATCGCCATCAACTCGGCATACTCGGCTGGTAATGGTCGCGATTGGATATAATTTTCCGTTGTGCTTCCAACCATGGCATAGGTGTTACGCAAATAGGTGAAGATCGAACCCGCCGCAATCTCAGCTGAAAGATGTGGCACAATTGCTTGCGGAAAATACGATTCTTCCAAGTCGTACAACT harbors:
- a CDS encoding PTS sugar transporter subunit IIC encodes the protein MNGLINWLNKHVVPIAARIGSIRWLVALRDAFIAIMPAMMAGAVSTVLNALIRDIPTQFGWTGFVNSMQWLIGINAVVWTGTLAILGLIFSFTFGYQLAVQYKVEPVTAGIVTLGTFIMSLPQNFTMTLKAGLAKGAVKTLTDAGTVVSGKDVSMWGFFNFGKFFGAYGFFTVMLMGAIAATIYIWLMKKHITIKMPDSVPPAVANAFTGIVPAAVALYGVGIINYLFTQFGTTVIEFIAKVLQEPLLSLSQGYGSVLIMTILVQVFWFFGIHGTNVLGPVLDSIWLTAQLANINAFHKGQALPYLWTRNSFDLYAWIGGAGSTLLLLIAILMFSKRDDQRAVAKLSIAPGFFNVNEPVMFGMPIVLDPIYFIPFILAPVVMVSIAYGAVVSGLVSPIKNQIVWSMPPFLNALVATMDWRAAVLQAVNMIIGFLIYVPFVKAANRIKPAQLAD